In one Acipenser ruthenus chromosome 10, fAciRut3.2 maternal haplotype, whole genome shotgun sequence genomic region, the following are encoded:
- the LOC131738128 gene encoding putative SCAN domain-containing protein SCAND2P, whose amino-acid sequence MSDQHATEYDLVKQAILRRLNITTETHRARFREYRRAPETRPRVVAERLCDHMVHWLTPGKKTVQQMGEAIVVEQFCHVVGAETQAWIRRHNPDTLEEAVKLAEDFEDSLTSARIGILSAPALRSSRALSPSPPTSSPPPPSFQGPRPPRAPTPLGPLASPPWRSRLAPSWGRGAAPAPLPYQQRDRFLTHAPSVPPICFRCHQPGHLARSCPAAMECDVAACNWAPETDS is encoded by the exons aTGAGTGACCagcacgccaccgagtatgacctggtcaagcaggctatcctccgccgactcaacattactaccgagacccaccgggcgcggtttcgggagtaccggagagccccggagacacgccccagggtggttgcggagaggttgtgcgaccacatggtgcattggctgacccccgggaagaagaccgtccagcagatgggggaagccattgtggtagaacagttctgccatgtggtcggcgccgaaacccaggcgtggatacggcgccacaaccccgacaccctggaggaggcggtcaaattggccgaagattttgaggactccctgacctctgcccggatcgggatcctgtccgcccctgcccttcggagcagccgcgctctctctccctctcctccaacatcatcgccaccacccccctcgttccagggacccagacctcccagagcaccgaccccattgggcccccttgcctcccccccatggagatcaaggttggcccccagctggggtagaggtgctgcccctgccccgttgccataccagcagcgggacagatttctaacccatgccccctctgtccctcctatctgttttaggtgccaccagccgggacatctggccaggtcatgccccgctgccatggagtgtgacgtggccgcgtgcaattgggcacctgagactg acagctag